A stretch of DNA from Candidatus Hydrogenedentota bacterium:
ACCGGCGCCGGATTTCGCGGAGTACCACTCGACCGTGTGGTCCTTGTCGTTGTCGATTTGCAGCCAGCCGTCCGATCCCCAGACTTTGAGGTGCATCTGATTGCCCTTGTCGAGGTAGTAGCCCGACGTAAGCGTACCGAACGTGCCGTTGTCGAAGCGCATGGACATCGCGACGGAGTCTTCGATATTGATGGGCTGGCCACCGACGTTTCCGGTGAAACCGGCGACCTGCTCGACTTTCGCGCCGGTAATGAACATACCGAGGTCAAGCCAGTGCAGGCCGAGCCAGGTGAGGTGCCCGCCGCCGGCTCGCGCCTTATCGGCCATCCACGACTTGTGGTACGCCTCGCTCGTCAGCCGGGTCTGATCCTGCACAATATGCATCTCGATTCCGTAGACCTTCCCAATCTCGCCGGAGGAGACGAGGCGCTTCGCTTCGACGACCTCAGGATTCACGCGGTTGCAAAGGGCGAGCATCAGGTGGAGTCCTTTAGCGTTCGCCTTCGCCGCGAGCTTTGCAAAGTCCTCCGCGTTGGTGCAGGCCGGTTTCTCCGCCATCACGTGGCCCCCCGCGTCGAGGGCAGCGTCAATGGCGGCGGGTGCGAGTTTGGCTTCCATACTGATCAGCGCCAGGCGCGGGCGCTCGTTTGCGAGAAGGTCGTGGTAACTGGCATAGACCTTGGCGAGCTTTTCACCCAGCGTCGCACGCGCTTTTACTTCGTATGTGCCGTCGGGATCTGACAAAAGCACGATACCGACTTCCTCAGCCTTTGCCAGGGACTGCAGATAAATCTCGACGTGGGCGCCGCCGGAGTGGGTGATGAGGGCGACCGTGATCCGCTCGCCGGGAGTTGGCGGCGCAGCAAACGCGATTGAGGCAGCGCCGAAGGCGCTCATTAGCACACGACCGAGAAAGTGGCGCCGGTCGAACTCGGGTATATCGTCACGCATGTCCAAGGCGGGATATCAGGTTGCGAAAAAGCTTCGAATGACGAGCGCTGCCGTGTCTGCAATGGTCAGAACCGTTAGCGCGAACAGGGTAACTGAGAGCAAGACGACAGCGGCTTGCGGCAATGTTGTGGATAGGCTTAATACACCAAAAATTACGACCGGCAGCGCGCATGCCATTCGCGAATACAGGAATAATTCCGTGGGGTTTGACGATTCGTACGTCTCGGCGTCTTGGCAAAACCAGACGATCAAAAGCGAGAGTGTGGTAATAATAGTCCCTGAAATTGCGGCAATTGCGAATTCGTTAACTTGCCCAAGGTTCCAGCCAACGTGCGCGGATGAAACCCACGGTTCAACAACAAGGAATGTAAGCAATACATCCTGAAAAGCAAAGGAAAGTAGATGGATAGTGTAGCGGAGCTCCGGCCGCATAGGGCCAACACGCCGAATCGCCTTGCTGATCATCTCGACTGCGTCCTCATCGATTAGCGGTCAGCTACCGCGCGCACACTATTGTACTCGGCGGTGATCCTGTATTACACGATCGGTTCCCACCCCGGCTCGTACTCGCGCTTCCAATATCTCATCGCGTCGTCGTCGTTGAGAATCGCGCCATTCTTTGGGTCGCAGGTGAGCGCGCGGCCCGTGCGGTGCGCGATGTTGCCGAGATGGCACATGGTTGTGCTTGGATAGGCATGCTCGATGGCGCAATTCAACAGGGACGGATCGTCTGCACGCACGGCGGCGAGGAAATTGGCGATGTGTTCCGGTTCCCCGAGCGTGCCTTTCACCTCGCGTACGAGTTTGTCGTTCGCGTCGTAGAGCGTGTAGTCGCCCAAGTCCCCGATCTTGAGCATGCCCTTCTCGCCGTAGAACGAGACAAAATCGTCCACATGTTGATTGCAGCTATGACCCTGCCACGTGATGAGTTTTTCGTCCGCGTATTCGAAAGCTACGACGTGGGTATCCGGTGTCTCCTGGTCATCGTCGAAGCAGTACCGTCCGCCGCTCGATGTGACGCGAACGGGAAAATCGACTTGGAGTCCCCAGCGGCACAGGTCGAGCGTGTGGACACCGTTGTTGCCGAGTTCGCCGTTTCCCCAGTGCCAATGCCAATGCCAGTTGTAAGGAATGAGATTGTCCTTGTACGGCCGGCGCGGGGCGGGGCCCTGCCACAGTTCGTAGTCGAGATACGCGGGAACGTCCGCGGGCTTTCCGGTGCCGATCGTGCCACGGCCTCCCCAGAGGTGCGATCGGGACGAGTAGACGCGGCCCAGTTCGCCGGAGTGTAGCAGTCCGATTGCTTCGCGAACATTCGCGCTGCTGCGGCGCTGCGTGCCGACTTGCACCACGCGATCGTGCTTGCGCGCGGATTCGGCCATTGCCTGCGCTTCCCACGGATTATGGCTGCACGGTTTTTCGACGTACACGTGCTTGCCCGCATTGCAGGCGAGAATGGTTGCGGACGCATGCCAATGGTTGGGCGCCGCGCACACCAGCGCATCGAGTTCCTTGTCGTCGAGCATCTTTCGGAAATCGGCGATAATCTGCGGTTTCGGCGCGCCTTTCTTTTCGACGGCCGCGC
This window harbors:
- a CDS encoding Gfo/Idh/MocA family oxidoreductase; protein product: MSAFGAASIAFAAPPTPGERITVALITHSGGAHVEIYLQSLAKAEEVGIVLLSDPDGTYEVKARATLGEKLAKVYASYHDLLANERPRLALISMEAKLAPAAIDAALDAGGHVMAEKPACTNAEDFAKLAAKANAKGLHLMLALCNRVNPEVVEAKRLVSSGEIGKVYGIEMHIVQDQTRLTSEAYHKSWMADKARAGGGHLTWLGLHWLDLGMFITGAKVEQVAGFTGNVGGQPINIEDSVAMSMRFDNGTFGTLTSGYYLDKGNQMHLKVWGSDGWLQIDNDKDHTVEWYSAKSGAGPQERSFNNPADFDPYAVFVRSAVRASMGLESPPITTDESLRVLQAVYALYRAAESGQAQRIE
- a CDS encoding Gfo/Idh/MocA family oxidoreductase, with product MFEKMDRREFIDRAAIGTAGAAFAAHAASAQGKPSNRVVVGVMGLSRGLSLACGFAEQPDVEVRYVCDTDTRRAEQGCAAVEKKGAPKPQIIADFRKMLDDKELDALVCAAPNHWHASATILACNAGKHVYVEKPCSHNPWEAQAMAESARKHDRVVQVGTQRRSSANVREAIGLLHSGELGRVYSSRSHLWGGRGTIGTGKPADVPAYLDYELWQGPAPRRPYKDNLIPYNWHWHWHWGNGELGNNGVHTLDLCRWGLQVDFPVRVTSSGGRYCFDDDQETPDTHVVAFEYADEKLITWQGHSCNQHVDDFVSFYGEKGMLKIGDLGDYTLYDANDKLVREVKGTLGEPEHIANFLAAVRADDPSLLNCAIEHAYPSTTMCHLGNIAHRTGRALTCDPKNGAILNDDDAMRYWKREYEPGWEPIV